A region of the Bacteroidota bacterium genome:
ATTCTGCGTATCCTCAAAAATAATTAAATTTTATTACTTGGTTTATTTCCTTATTGAGGCTTTGAGCCACAGGGCAAGTAATAGCAGCACGCTCTAAAATTGTTTTTTGGTGTGCATCTAATCCATTGTCTTTTATATGCAAATCGACTTGCACTTCACTTATACGACGCGGATTTTCAGTCATCACTTTTGTGACATCGGCCCAAGTGCCATCTATATTTATTTGATGCGTTTTGGCAGTAATACCCATTAAGGTTATCATGCAAGTAGCCAATGAGGTTGCCACCGTATCGGTGGGCGAAAAAGCAAGACCTAAACCATGGTTGTCGGCGGGTGCGTCGGTAATAAATGTTTCGCCCGATTTGGTATGCGTGGCCAGTGTACGCAATTGGCCCTGGTATTTTACTGTTGAAGTAGACATAGTTTATTTTTTATTTTGCATGTTACCCTGAGCGTAGTCGAAGGGTTATTTTTTTTTTCAATTGTTAGTCAGATTTTATCGAAGATCGTCTTAGATAAACTCAGACTAATATTCATTATGACAACTC
Encoded here:
- a CDS encoding OsmC family protein, translating into MSTSTVKYQGQLRTLATHTKSGETFITDAPADNHGLGLAFSPTDTVATSLATCMITLMGITAKTHQINIDGTWADVTKVMTENPRRISEVQVDLHIKDNGLDAHQKTILERAAITCPVAQSLNKEINQVIKFNYF